The genomic interval GCTGATTCCGGCGTTTATTCGGCAACCATGAATTCCGCGGAAGCTGCGGCGCGAATATCGATCTTGTTATACACGTGCATTAGTCGCGGCGATTCCGTCCCTGGTTGCGACCACCCGAAATGGTTGCGGCACGGGAAATATGCGTGACCGTGGCTAACGCGATAGCCAGTTCGCTGCTGGGGTCGACCACACCGGCTTTATCCCTGCCCGAGCTGGGCTTCGAAGGCGATCCGGTCGCCGCGGTAGAGGGCGCGCACGCGCTCGATCGGCGTGCCGTCCTGGTCGAGACTGCGGCGGTGCAGCAGAAGCAGGGGCAGTGCGGTCGTGCATTCCAGTAGCGCGGCCTCGCGCGGCGAAGCCAGGACGGTTTCGATGCGTTCGGTGGCGGAGGTGTAGACGACGCCTGTCGCGCGGACGGCCGCGTAGAGCGAAGTGGTGGGGTCGTAGTCGGCGCGCAGGCCCGCGAACCGGGCGCGGGGGAGGTAGGTGCTTTCCAGGCCGATGCGTTCGCCGTCGGCGAGCAGGACGCGTTCCAGATGCATCACAGCAGCGCCGGGGGCGAGGCCGAGCGCGTGCGCGGTGTCGGCGTCGGCGGGGATGTCGTCGAAACTCACCACGAGGCGGCCGGGGACCCGGCCGAGGCTGATCGCGCCTTCGGTGTAGGAGCGCAGGGACAGGGGCTGCACCATTTTCGGGCGCGACACCACGGTGCCGCGGCCCTGCCGCCGGATCCGGCCTTCCACCAAGAGGTCGCGCAAGGCCTGCCGCACGGTTTCCCGGGCTACTTCGAAGCGGACGGCGAGGTCCCGCTCGGAGGGGACGGGATCGCCCTCCTCGAGTTCGGCGAGCATGCGCTCCAGCTCGGTCCGCACCACATAGGACTTCAGCTGGCGGCCCGGAAGACTCAATTCCGCACTCCCGCCCGGCGTCTGGGCAGACGCGGCACCCGTCACCTCGGTTGCTTCCATGTCGCCAGCGTACCCGCAATTGGTCTATACCAATTGTTAACCTGGCGTTCGCGCGGTAAACACCCGTTGGTCTAGACCATTGGTCACCATGGGTCCCATGCGATTGGTCATCATCGGAGGCGGGATTCTCGGCACCGCACACGCGCTCGCCGCGATCGGCCGCGGCCACGAGGTCGTGCAACTGGAACGGGAGCCGGAAGCGCGCGGCGCCACCGTGCGCAATTTCGGCTTGGTCTGGGTGTCCGGGCGCTCGGCCGCGGAACTCGAGCTGACCCTGCGTTCGCGCGAGCTGTGGGAGGAGATCGGCGGGAAGGTGCCCGCGGTCGGATTCCGTCCCGCGGGTTCCCTCACGCTGGTGCGCACCCCGGAGGAGCTGGCCGTCGCCGAGGCGGCCGCCGGTTCGCCGAGCGCGGCGGCCCGCGGCTTCGAACTGCTCGACGCCGATCGGGTGCGGACGGTCAATCCCGCGCTGCGCGGCAAATTCCTTGCCGGACTGCACTGTTGGACCGACGCGGTGGTGGAGTCGCGCCAAGCGCTGCCGGCCCTGCGGGCCTACCTGACCGGGACCGGTCGCTACACGTTCCACGCGCACACCGAGGCACGCTCGATCATCGACAGCGGCTCCGGCGCCAAGGTTCTCGACGATCAGGGCCGGACCTTCGAGGCCGATATGGTGCTGGACTGCCCGGGCGCGGCGCACACCGGCCTGACCCGGGAACTGGTCGGCGTCATCCCGGTGCGCCGGGTCCGGCTCCAGATGATGCAGACCGCGCCGCTGGGTGAACCGCTGACCACCGCCGTCGCCGACGGCGACAGCTTCCGCTACTACCCGGGTTTCGCCGGGCCGGAGGTGGACGCGCTGAATGCCGAACAGTCCCAGTCCGCCACCGCCGCCGAGCACAAGATGCAGCTGCTGTGCGTGCAACGGCTGCACGGTGGGCTCACCATCGGCGACACCCACGAGTACACCGAGCCGTTCGCGTTCGATGTGGACGAAGCGCCCTACGAGCACCTCACCCAGGTCGCCGAGGAACTGCTGGGACGCAAACTCCCGCAGGTCGTCCGGCGCTGGGCCGGTGTGTACAGCCAATCGGTCGATCCGGCCGCGATCGTCACCCGGGCGCAGGCTTCGGACCGGGTCTGGGTGATCACCGGCCCCGGCGGCCGCGGCATGACCCTCGGACCCGCCCTCGGCGAACAGACCGCCGATCTACTGAACCTGTGAGGAACGCTGTGCCGGACAAGGATATTCAACTCGCGGTCTTCGATATGGCCGGAACGACCGTCGCCGACGGCGGGCTCGTGGTGCGCGCGTTCGATGTGGCCGCTACCGCGGTCGGTCTGGAAACCGAAGGCCCGCAGCGGGATCAGGCGCGGCAGTACGTGCTCGACACCATGGGGCAGTCCAAGATCGTGGTGTTCCGCGCGCTGTTCGGCGCTGAGAGCACGGCCCAGGAAGCCAATCGCGCGTTCGAAGCCGCCTATGACGCGCTGATCGAAGAGGTGGGCGTCACCGCGATTCCCGGCGCGGCCGAAGCGTTCGAGAAGCTGCGGTCTGCGGGCATCAAGGTCGCGCTGACCACCGGATTCAGTCGTGGCACGCAGGACAGGCTGCTGCATGCGCTGGGCTGGCAGGACGTCGCCGACCTCACCCTCGCCCCCGCCGAGGCCGGTCGTGGCCGGCCCTACCCGGACCTGGTGCTGGCCGCCCTGCTGCGGCTGGGCGTCGACGCCGTCGATCGCGTCGCGGTGCTGGGCGATACCACCAGTGACATCGCGACCGGCTTGGCCGCGGGCGCGCGGATCGTCGCGGGAACGCTCACCGGCGCCCACGACGAGGCGCGGTTGCGCGCGGCGGGCGCTACCCACGTGGTGCCGTCGGTCGCCGAGTTCGCCGACTTGATCCTGGCCGAAGCCACCTGAAACGACCTGTTCTCTCCTTCGAAGCGAAAGTTGTTCAACCGTGCGTACTTCCACAACGCGCCTGCGCACCAAGGCCGCTCTGTTGCTCGCCGCCGTCTGTACCGTCTCGCTGACCGCGGCCTGCGGCGGCACCGGCTCCGGCGGCTCCGGCGAGCAGATCGTGACCGTCTACTCCGCGGACGGCCTCGATGGCTGGTACAGAACCCAGTTCGAGAAGTTCAAGGCCCAGACCGGCATTTCGGTCGACGTGGTGGCCGCGGGCTCCGGTGAGGTCGTCAACCGGGTGGAGAAGGAACAGTCCAACCCGCAGGCCGACATCATCGTGACCTTGCCGCCGTTCATCCAGAAGGCCGATGCCGCGGGACTGTTGCAGCCGATCGGCGTCGACACCTCCGCCATCGCCGACTCCGAGAAGGACCCGAACGGCAGGTACGTCAGCCTGGCGGGCAACTACCTCGACTTCATCGCCAACTCCGCGGTAGATGCCTCCCGGCTCTCCTGGGACGACCTGCTGAAGCCGGAATACCGAGGCAAGCTGCAATATTCGACCCCCGGCCAAGCCGGTGACGGCACCGCGGTGCTGATCCTGTTGCAGGAGCTGCGCGGCAAGGACGGCGCACTGGACTACCTGAAGGCGTTGCAGGCCAACAACGTCGGCCCGTCCTCCTCGACCGGCAAGCTCCAGCCCAAGGTCGACAAGGGGGAGTTGCTGATCGCCAACGGCGATGTCCAGATGAACATGGAGTCGATCAAGTCCAAGGGCTCGAAGTTCAGCATCTTCTTCCCGGCCTCGGCCGACGGCAAGAAGCACACCGTCTCGCTGCCCTACTTCATGGGCCTGGCCAAGGGCGCCCCGCACGGTGACGCCGCCAAGAAACTGATGGAGTACCTGCTCAGCAAGGACGTGCAGGCCACTCTCGGCCCCGACGCCCACGCCGTCTCGGCTCGCAAGGATCTGGCCGAGGTCGCCCCGACCGGCACCGGGCCGACCCCGGCGTCGCTGATCAAGGGTGTCGAAATCGTGCACCCGAACTGGTCCAAGGTGCTCAGCGAACTGGGCGCCGACCTCGCCGCCTACCAAAAGGCCACCGGCAGCTGATCTTTCAGCCTCGCAGAAGGAGACCGCGCGATGAACCTCGGTGACGCGCTGACGAAATCCGGCACCGGTACCCGAACGTCCCCGGCTGCCGAACCAGCGATCGTGTTCGATCGGGTCGGGGTGCGCTATGGCACCGGCCGTAAGTCCACGGTGGCGCTGGCCGACTTCACCCTGCGCGTTGCCGCCGGGGAAACGGTCGCGCTGCTCGGGCCGAGCGGGTCCGGCAAGTCGACCGCGCTCAAGGCGCTGGCCGGATTCGTCCGGCCCAGCTCGGGCGCGGTCCGGCTGGCCGGGCGTGACGTCACCGACCTGTCGCCGGCCAAGCGCGGGATCGGTGTGGTCGTGCAGTCCTACGCGCTGTTCCCGCACATGACGGTGTACCGGAATGTGGCGTTCGGATTGAAGGCACATCGGGTGCCCCGCAACGAGATCGGCGCACGGGTGAGCGAAGCGCTGGAGATGGTGGGCATGGGGTCCTACGCCGCACGACTACCCCGGGAGTTGTCCGGCGGTCAGCAGCAGCGGGTGGCGATCGCGCGCGCCCTGGCCATCCGGCCCACAGTGCTGCTGCTGGACGAACCGCTCGCGGCGCTGGACGCGCAACTGCGCCAATCCATGCTCGGTGAACTGCAGCAACTGCGCACCGCGCTGCCGGACACGGCCATGCTGTACGTCACGCACGACCAGGCCGAAGCCCTCGCCCTGGCGGATCGCATCGCGGTGATGCGGGACGCCCGGCTGGTGGATATCGACACCGCCGAGAATCTGTGGCAGCGGCCGCCCAGCGATTTCACCGCCGCCTTCCTCGGCGGCGCGAATCTGGTGCCCTGCACCGTGAATCACATCTCCGGCGGCGCCGCGCTGGTCACCGCGGGCAGCCATACGTTACGCGCGGAAGCTCCGAAACCGGGTGTTGGCAAAGCGGATTGGGCTCCGAACGCCGACGCGCTGCTCTGCGTCCGGCCCCACACGCTGTCCATCGGCGCCACCTCGGACCGGGATGCGCTGCGCGCCACCGTCGTCGCCAGTGTGTGGCGTGGCGCTTCGACTCGCCTGCGGCTGTCCGTCGACGGTCTGCCCGGCGAGCTGGCCACCGATGTCCCCGGTCACCTCGCCGCCGGACTCGGCTCGGTGGTCGGTGTGCGTTTTCCCGACCCGGCGGGTGTGCTGATCCCCTCCGAGGTGGGTACCCACTCTTCCGCTCCGGTCAGCGGTGCGGACGTGACGGGACCGCGGGCATGAGGGGGCCCGCGGTTCCGCTTGTGCGGCAAGAGGTTCACGCAGACCGGGGAGCACGCTCGTTCCTGGTCGGGCCTGCAGCGGAGGTGCGGTCATGAATGCGCCCGCTCTGCTGGAACAGCCGGTCGAGTCGCTCGACGCGCCGTCACCCGCGGCCCGGCGCCAGTGGCGGCCGGTGCTGTGGACAGCGCCACCGGTACTGATCGTGCTGATCATCGCGGTCTATCCGATCACCCGGGTGCTCGCGGAGTCGACCGTCACACCGACCGGTCGCGGCACCGCGGTGTGGACGGAAGTGCTGGCGTCGGAAGCCTTCCGTAATGCCTTGTGGCGCACCATCTCCATCGCCGTCGCCGCGACGGCCGGTTGCCTGGTGCTGGGCACTTTCCTCGCGGTCGTGCTGGCGTTCGTGCCGTTCCGGGGCGCGACGGTCGTCGGCAGGCTCGTCGACACCGTGCTGACGCTGCCCTCGTTCCTGGTGACGCTGGCGTTCACCTTCCTCTACGGCACCGCCGGAGCGGTGAACGCGCTGATCACCCAACTCACCGGGCGTCAGGCCCCGCTACTGAACTTCCTGACCACGCCGTGGGGCGTGATCGCGGCGGAAATCACCTTCTTCACGCCGTTCGTGGTCCGGCCGTTGCTGGCGGCCTTCGCGCAGCTGCCACGCGAACAGCTCGATGTCGCGGCGAGTTTGGGTGCGTCGACCTGGCGGGTATTGCGGCAGGTCGTGCTGCCGGAGGCGTGGCCCGCGCTGGCGGCGGGCGGCAGCCTCGTGTTGCTGTTGACGCTCAACGAATTCGGCATCGTGCTGTTCACCGGCGCGAAGGGCGTTCTGACGCTGCCCGCCATGATCTACACCCGCGGCATCGTCACCTTCGATCTGCCCGGCGCGGCCGTGCTGGCCACCGTGCAGGTGGCGCTCTCGCTCACCCTGTACGCGGCCTATCGAACCGTGTTCTCCCGCTTCGTTTCCCGGAAAGGATACTGACCATGCTGGTGTGGACCCGCGCCGGTAGAACACTGGTGCTCACCGTCTTCGGGCTGGTGCTAACGGTCGTGTTCGTCGCCCCGATCGGCACGGTCGTCGCCGCGGCGCTGGCGGGCAGTTGGACCGGCCCGCTGCCGTCGAACCTGGGGCTGGCCAACTTCAGCCAGGCGCTGACCGGAGACGACGCGGCCAGCCTCACGGTCAGTCTGCAAACCGCTGTGCTGGCCGGCGCTTTCGCGCTGGTCCTCGGTACCTGGGCGGCGCTGGCGGCGCGAGAGGCGCCGGGCTGGTGCCGGCGCGGCACCGACGCGGTGTTCCACCTGCCGGTCGCCGTTCCCTCGGTCGCCATCGGCCTCGGCGTGCTGATCGCCTTCAACGAGCGGCCCCTGCTGCTCGGCGGCACCAAATGGATTGTCATCCTGGCCCATTCGGTGCTGGTGCTGGCCTACGCCTTCAGCGCCGTGTCCGCCGCGCTCGACCGGCTCGATCCCGAGTATCGGCGCGCCGCCGAATCCCTTGGCGCAGGGCCGGTTCGCGTGCTCTGCCAGGTAACGCTGCCCCTGCTGCTGCCGGCCCTCGGCGCGGCGGCGGGCTTGTCGATCGCCCTGTCCATGGGTGAACTCGGGGCGAGCATCATGGTCTACCCGGCGACCTGGCGCACGCTCCCGGTCACCATCTTCGGCCAGACCGACCGCGGTGAGATCTTCACCGCCGCGGCCGGGACCAGCCTGCTGGTGCTGGTCACCCTGGTGTCCCTGGTGTTGCTCGGCCGCCTGCGGGGACGCGCGGCCGTGCGGTAGTGATTCGCCTCGCGCCCGCCGGTCGGGACCGGCATTAGGATCGATTCGGTGTCCCTGCTCCCGTTGATTTTCACCGCAGGCTGGGCGAGCGGCATCAACGCCTACGCCGTCGTGCTGCTGTTCGGACTGTTCGGTGTCACCGGTCTCGTCGACGATGTCCCGGAAGGCTTGCAGCGCACCGATGTTCTGGTCGCGGCGGGGGTGTTGTTCCTGCTCGAGGCGGTCGCCGACAAGATCCCGTACTTCGACTCGTTCTGGGACTCGATCCACACCGTCATCCGCCCGGCCGCGGGCGCTGTCGTCGCCGCGCTGCTCGCCGGCTCCGACGGTTCATTGCCGCAACTCGGCGCCGCGGCGGTCGGCGGTACCACGGCGCTGGTCAGTCACCTGGTCAAAGCCGGACTCCGGATGGGCATCAACACCTCGCCGGAGCCCGCCAGCAACATCATCGTCAGCACCCTCGAAGATCTCGGCGTCGCGAGCGTCATCACCCTCGCGGTCTTCCACCCGCTGCCCGCCGCCATCATCGCGGGCATCCTGCTGTTCCTCGGAGTGCTGCTGGTGATCGTCCTGGCCAAGCGAATTCGGCGGTCCATCCGCCGGTTCCGGGCTTGGCTCGCGACTCGGCGGGCGCCCGCGGGCTGAGGCCGTCCGGCGGGTCAGCGCACCTGGGGTGCGACCTTCTCGCCGAGCAGTTCGATGTTGCGGATCACCTTGTCGTGCGGCAGCGTTCCGACGCTGGTGTGCAGCATGAAACGGTCCAGCCCCAGGGTGTCCCGGATATCGGCGATCTTCTCGGCCACATAGTCCGGCGTGCCGACGAACAGCGAACCGCTTTGTGAGCGCAGGGCGTCGAATTGCGGGCGGCTCATCGGACCCCAGCCGCGTTCCCGGCCGAGCTGGCTCATCGCCGCCGCGTAGGGCTGGTAGAAGTCGGCGATCGCCTGCTCGTCGGACTCCGCGATGTAGCCGTGCGCGTGCACCGCGACCGGTTGCTGCTCGTGGCCGCCCTCGGCCAGCGCCCGGTGATAGAGATCGACCAGGGGCTTGAAGCGAGCGGGCTGGCCGCCGATGATCGCGATGGCCAGCGGCAAACCGAGCAGGCCGGCGCGGATCACCGATTCGGGACTGCCGCCGACGGCGATCCAGACCGGCAGCGGACGGTCCTCGGTGCGCGGGTAGATGATCGCGTCGCGCAGCGCGGGTCGGAACTTGCCGGACCAGGTGACCGGGCCCTCGTCGCGGATCTTCAGCAGCAGCGCGAGTTTCTCCTCGAAGAGTTCGTCGTAGTCGGCCAGGTTGTAGCCGAACAGCGGGAAGGACTCGGTGAAGGAGCCGCGCCCGGCCATCAGTTCGGCGCGGCCGTTGGACAGGCCGTCCAAGGTCGCGAATTCTTGGTACGCCCGTACCGGATCGGCGGAGCTGAGCACGGTGACCGCACTGGTCAGCTGGATCCGCTCGGTGCGGGCCGCGATGGCCGCCAGCACCACCGCGGGTGCGGAGGCGGCGAAGTCCTTGCGGTGGTGTTCGCCGACGCCGTAGACGTCGAGGCCGACGCGCTCGGTGGCCACGGCTTCCTCCACCACTTCGCGCAGGCGTTGCCCGGCGCTGGGCGCGGGCTGCTCGCCGACCGGCATGACCTCGGCGAATGTTGTCAATCCCAGTTCCACGGCGGGGTCCTTGTCTGTGCGTGGGGACGTTGTCTAGCGGCTTAAACGGACCTTGGTCCGGATCTATTCCCCGGGTCGATCCGTCCAGCCGCCACCACCCCTCATCGTCGCGCTTCGCGCCGCTAGTCTGTCTACATGGCAGTTCGCACCCGCAAACCCCTAGTCCCCGGCACGCAGTCGCCCATCCGTGAAGTGCCGCGTTCCATCGAGCGGCCCGAGTACGCGTGGAAGAAGACCGTGAACGAGGGCAGCGAGCCCTGGGTGCAGACTCCCGAGACGATCGAGAAGATGCGGATCGCGGGCAAGATCGCGGCGCAGGCGCTGGAAGAGGCCGGCAAGGCGGTGGCGCCGGGCGTCACCACCGACGAACTGGACCGGATCGCCCACGAATTCCTGTGTGACCACGGGGCCTACCCGTCCACGCTGGGCTACAAGGGATTTCCGAAGTCCTGCTGCACCTCGCTCAATGAAGTGATCTGCCACGGTATTCCGGACTCGACCGTGATCGAGGACGGCGACATCGTCAACATCGACGTCACCGCCTACCTCGACGGAGTGCACGGCGACACCAACAAGACCTACCTCGCCGGCGACGTCGACGAAGAGGTGCGGCTGCTGGTGGAACGCACCGAAGAGGCCACCATGCGGGCGATCAAAGCGGTGCGGCCCGGCCGGGCGCTGAATGTCATCGGCCGCGTCATCGAGTCCTACGCCAACCGCTTCGGCTACGGCGTGGTGCGCGACTTCACCGGCCACGGCGTCGGCCCCACCTTCCACAGCGGCCTGGTCATCCTGCATTACGACCAGCCCGCCGTCGACTCGGTCATCGAAGAGGGCATGACCTTCACCATCGAACCGATGATCAACCTCGGCGGCATCGACTACGAAATCTGGGACGACGGCTGGACCGTGGTCACCAAGGACCGCAAGTGGACCGCCCAGTTCGAGCACACCCTGGTGGTCACCGAAACGGGCGCGGAAATCCTCACCCTCCCGTGAGCGGGGGCCTGCGGGCGCGCTGTGCGGAGCGCGGCTGGTGAAGGGCGCGCTGCTGGTCGCGGGCACCACCTCCGACGCCGGGAAAAGCGTTGTGGTGGCCGGGCTCTGCCGGATGCTGGCCAGGCGCGGGGTGCGGGTGGCGCCGTTCAAGGCGCAGAACATGTCCAACAACTCCGTGGTCACCGTGGACGGCGGCGAGATCGGTCGCGCTCAGGCGCTGCAGGCGCAGGCGTGCGGGTTGGAGCCGAGCGTGCGGTTCAATCCGGTGCTGCTCAAGCCGGGCAGCGACCGCCGCTCCCAGCTCGTGGTGCGCGGCAAGGCGATCGGCACCGTCGGCGCGCGCGACTATTTCCAGCATCGGCAAGATCTGCGGGAAATCGTTGCCGCCGAACTGGATTCGCTGCGGGCGGAATTCGATGTGGTGATCTGCGAGGGCGCGGGCTCGCCCGCCGAGATCAATTTGCGCGCTACCGATCTGGCGAACATGGGGCTGGCAAGGGCAGCCCGGCTGCCGGTCGTCGTGGTGGGCGATATCGATCGCGGCGGTGTGCTGGCACACCTGTTCGGCACCGTCGCGGTCCTGGAACCCGAAGACCAGCAACTGATCTCGGCCTTCATCATCAACAAGTTCCGTGGTGACGTCGAACTCCTGCAGCCCGGCTTGGACCGCCTCACCGAACTCACCGGCCGCCGCACGCTCGGCGTCATTCCCTACGCCGACGACCTCTGGATCGATGCCGAGGATTCCCTGAGCACCGTCGCCGATGCCCCCGTCGGCCGTCCCCGCCCGCCCCGCGGTACCGAATGGCTCACCGTCGCCGCCATCCGCCTGCCTCGCATCTCCAACTCCACCGACATCGAAGCCCTGGCCTGTGAGCCGGGTGTTTCGGTGCGCTGGGTCACCGAACCCTCCCGCCTCCTCGACGCCGACCTCGTCGTGCTGCCCGGCAGCAAGGCCACCGTCGCCGACCTGGAATGGCTGCGCGGCAATGGATTAGCCGCCGCGCTCCAGGCGCGCGCCGCCGCGGGCCGCCCCACCCTCGGCCTCTGCGGCGGCTACCAGATGCTGGGCAACCGCATCGACGACGCGGTCGAATCCGGCGCGGGCACCGTCGCGGGCCTGGGTCTGCTCGACCTGGACATCGAGTTCGCCGACCCCAAGGTGCTGCGCCGAGCCACCGGGCACGGCGCGGGAATTCCCGTGCAGGGCTACGAAATCCACCACGGCCGGGTGATCGCCAACAACGACCCGGCGTGGCTGCAGGTCGAGGGCGCACCCGAGGGGAGCGTCAACGGGTCCGTCTGGGGGACGCACCTGCACGGCTTGCTGGAATCCGACGCCTTCCGGCGCGCCTGGCTGCGCGAGGTGGCAGCGGCGGCGGGTCGCTCAGGTTTCGCGGTCGCCGAGGACGTCTCCGTTGCCGCCGTTCGCACCGCCCAGTTGGACCTACTCGCCGACCTGATCGAGCGGCACCTGAACATGGCGCAAATCACCGAACTCATCACCCGGGGTGCGCCTGCGGACCTGCCGCGGATCACCGCCGCCCTGCACCAGCCGGAACCGCGTTGATCGGCTGGCCCGAGCCGAACGACCGGACGATCCCTGGAGCGGCTCGGTTCCGCGCCGCGACCGGCCACGGCCGAGTGCGACGGCTCGGTCGCTGCCGGGTGTGACGGCTGGCGCGAAAGACCAGACGCGCGGGCGCGTTAAGGTCGGCGGTGTAGCGTTCTGCGGCATGAAATCTCGGCAAATCGCGGTGGGGGACCGGGAATGGACCGTACGGGTCGACGGCCCGGAGTCGCGGCACAGCGTGCTGCTGTTGCCGGACGCCGGCGATCCGGCGGACGTGTTCGATCAGGTCTGTGCCCGATTGCACAATTCCGATCTTCGGACCATCTCGGTGGCCTCGATCGAGGGGCTGGAGCCGGCGGATATCCACGCGATCCTCGACGAACTCGGCGTGCCCTACACCCATGTCGCCGGGCGCGGCGCCGGAGCGCGGCTGGCCTGGCGATTGTGCGCGGGCACGTTCGGGCGGTTCATCAGCCTGGTGGCCGCCGATCACGGTCACCCGGCGGTTCCCGGGCCGGACGGCGTGATCGCCGATCCGGAATGCCGTCCGATGGAGCTGCCCGTCACGGTGATCGCGACCAAACGATTGCCGCGCGGGGTGGCCGACACCTCCGGACGCTACGTCTACGGCGAGTTCCGGGTCGTGCAGGTCGACGTCGACAACGTGGCCACCGAGGCCGACCACGAACTGGCCACGGAGATCGTGCTGCGCACCAGTCTGTGGTGAAGTAGACCGCTTGCGGCAAGCACTGCGCCGCGCGGACTCGAGGTGAGGTATCGATGCGGGGGATGTTGGCGATCGGGGTCGCCACAGCACTGTTGACCGGCTGTACCAACTTGGTCTCGGGTACTCCGGCGCCGGAGGCGGCAGCGCGCGCCCCGGTCACCATCGGCGACTACGGATTGGACCTGACACCGCGCCAGCGCGGCGAACTGCAGGCCGCCGCGGTCATCCGCACGGTGGACCCGTGCGGCTTCGTCAGTCGCGCCCAACTGGCCGAGTACGGGCAGGTAGCGCAGGTGGCCCCGTATCTGAGTCCCGAAAGCTGCCAGGTGCGCATCCACTCCGGACCGGCTCGCGCGGAAACCATCCGGATCGTGCTGAACGTACGTGCGCCCTCGGCGGCCACCGACCATCCGGTCGATGGCGGCACGGTGTTGCGCGAGAAGGAGCCGGTCGCCGATGAGGAATGCGAACTGATCGTCCCGATGCGGCTTCCCGCCGCTGGTGTGGGCGGTGACAGCGCGAGCATGTTCACCGACTACGTCCGGGTGACCGCCGATTCCTTCCGCGGCGACAACTGCGCGCCCGCCGGTGACGTCGCCGCGAAAGTACTTGTCGCGGCCCGTGATCTGAAGGTGCCGCTGCGCCGCTATGCCGTGGGAATTCTCCCGGGCGCGGATTACGATCCGTGCGCGCTGCTGGGGCGGCTGCCGGCGGGCTGGAGCGCGGCTCGGTTGACGGCGGTGTCGAGCCCCTACGAGTGCGCGTTCTACGCCCGCAAGGATGCGGTGGAGCAGTATTTCGCGGTACGGCTGGAGGTGGACCAGGCGGATGCTCCGGCCTCCTCGCGCACCACGACGGTCGATCTGAACGGCCGCCCAGCGACGAGCTACTGCCCCGGGACCTCCTCACCGGAGGTCCCGGAGACCTGCTTCCTGGACTTCGCCCTGGACGGTACGTTCGACGGCAACATCGCGAATTCCCCGCTGCGGGCTTCGGAACAGTCCTACGGCAGAGTCCGTACCAGCGTCAGCGTGTACGGCGACAAGACCGTCGTCCAGGACATGGCGGCAGCCGCCACCGCGATCTACCGCTGACTACGCGTCCGGTCCGGGCGACTTGGCCTGGTACTCGGTCAGCCAATCCAGCCAGTTGTCGAGTTCGGTGAACGCCCGCGCCAACGGCTCTGCCGCGGAAAGGAATACGTCGTGGCGGGCGCCGTCGATCGGCACGATATTGGTGCGGTCGCCCAGGCAGCCCGCCCAGCGCTGGATCTGGCGCACGTCGAGCACTACGTCGGCGACGTCGGCGGCGGGGCCGTATTCGCGGGCGAACTTCGTCAATCGCGAGCGCAGGATCAGCGAGGGCACGCCGATGTCGAGGCCGCGCTGCAACTGCGCGTGGCCGGTGCGAATGGCGCGCAGCCAGCCCAAGCGCACCGGGAACCCGGCCAGCGGCTTCCAATCCAGGTTGTAGTCCCATTCACCGGCGGCGGTGCGGTGCAGGCTCTCCCCGTAGGTGCTGACCTTCGCGGCGGGCAGTTCGAACATCGATCGGAATCGGCCCACCGCGTTGATGATCGGCGTGCCGATGGTCCGGTAATAGGACGGGCCCTGCAGATCGAACCAGGGGCTGTTCAGGACGAGCCCGATGATCCCGGAGGCGGCGACCCCGGCCGACTTGTTCAGCCGGTC from Nocardia goodfellowii carries:
- a CDS encoding alpha/beta hydrolase, whose translation is MTDKTSVSVSDITTADWHPDVLGAGYEHRTIPLGPDPDGEGEAVATLVRYTPDNGAAATEATVLYLHGFTDYFFQQHLAEHFAQRGHRFYALDLRKCGRSLRDGQTPHYVTDLALYDAELDEALRIVKAETGAPVLLVAHSTGGLIMPLWLDRLNKSAGVAASGIIGLVLNSPWFDLQGPSYYRTIGTPIINAVGRFRSMFELPAAKVSTYGESLHRTAAGEWDYNLDWKPLAGFPVRLGWLRAIRTGHAQLQRGLDIGVPSLILRSRLTKFAREYGPAADVADVVLDVRQIQRWAGCLGDRTNIVPIDGARHDVFLSAAEPLARAFTELDNWLDWLTEYQAKSPGPDA